A window of the Helianthus annuus cultivar XRQ/B chromosome 4, HanXRQr2.0-SUNRISE, whole genome shotgun sequence genome harbors these coding sequences:
- the LOC110935803 gene encoding uncharacterized protein LOC110935803 produces MNNLVSEAKTKCFWDPEVMKACKEWDQTLQNNPICVPPDPVQEHETAASPVHQEPENPACEVHHEVTTHEEGREDEEAQKVISTVLVQMASEGILQPDDGGVTDTLIANIQTVEPGVYAYQTTGNETGENETVVEETVNLAESTQKVHEEVPEKDPQQLDTDVEVEKEMELECPQVTAEELHSVELVLSIGPTLEEDKGKKQTKGRKTTKPKQVPKQVIPKGLNELLYKTIEQAKIRGEKRCAELGDKFCSPYCNRVVNMHEALLTQELSVIRFTFATFAGLQEEFYRSKTEVATFKAVFESFYREQYVASNGIDTFVDILNLEEKKRDRKSPPHRLFLYSTMMPNICYDEEKYTDNQRLKIFASNFEDMLNRYEVKKT; encoded by the exons ATGAACAACTTAGTGTCAGAAGCAAAAACTAAGTGTTTTTGGGATCCGGAGGTTATGAAGGCTTGTAAGGAGTGGGATCAGACGCTTCAGAATAATCCCATTTGTGTGCCACCTGATCCAGTTCAAGAGCATGAAACTGCAGCCTCTCCTGTTCATCAAGAACCTGAAAACCCAGCTTGTGAAGTTCATCATGAAGTTACTACACACGAAGAAGGTAGAGAGGATGAAGAAGCTCAAAAAGTAATATCAACAGTTTTGGTACAAATGGCATCAGAAG GTATACTGCAACCAGATGATGGAGGAGTCACAGACACCCTTATCGCAAACATTCAAACTGTGGAACCGGGTGTATATGCTTACCAAACAACTGGCAATG AAACTGGTGAAAATGAAACTGTTGTCGAAGAGACAGTGAACTTGGCAGAATCTACACAAAAAGTCCATGAAGAAGTGCCAGAAAAAGACCCTCAACAACTCGATACGGacgttgaagttgaaaaggaaATGGAACTTGAATGCCCTCAGGTAACTGCTGAAGAATTGCATTCAGTTGAGTTGGTTTTGAGCATAGGACCAACATTGGAAGAAGATAAAGGAAAAAAACAAACTAAGGGGAGAAAAACCACAAAGCCAAAGCAAGTTCCAAAACAAGTTATACCAAAAGGGTTAAACGAACTGCTTTATAAGACAATAGAACAAGCAAAAATAAGAGGTGAGAAAAGATGTGCAGAGCTTGGAGACAAATTTTGTTCCCCTTACTGCAATAGAGTGGTAAACATGCATGAAGCACTCTTGACCCAAGAATTGAGTGTGATCCGCTTCACATTTGCTACCTTTGCAGGCTTGCA AGAAGAGTTTTACCGATCAAAAACTGAGGTTGCAACATTCAAAGCTGTGTTTGAAAGCTTCTACAGGGAACAATACGTAGCATCGAACGGAATAGATACATTTGTAGATATTCTAAACCTTGAAGAGAAGAAAAGGGATAGAAAATCACCACCACACAGACTCTTCTTGTATTCCACAATGATG CCGAATATCTGTTACGACGAGGAGAAATACACAGACAACCAACGACTAAAAATATTTGCTTCGAATTTTGAAGACATGTTAAATAGATATGAGGTAAAAAAAACTTGA